Genomic window (Elgaria multicarinata webbii isolate HBS135686 ecotype San Diego chromosome 16, rElgMul1.1.pri, whole genome shotgun sequence):
TaccatggcccaatggggaattgctacataccagttgCCTCAAAATGCAatacagttatacaccccatatgttgtaaaccacaagaataacacatgtgctagaataataaattgctctattcaccgtccactaaaaggttgtttgtccccaggaccttctttgtggaattgttcaaagatagaaaatgtaacaagtaattatggacacattatattgccaattggatggtttttcacatgtgggtctcgtacttataattatgtaccagctaatataacctTAACACAATGTTGTCTAAGTCGCTTGACAGTGATTCTACCACCCcggcctactaaaagcactcgacagaaaagagagactgagactatgaatgcAGGTTGTGATGGCAATGTCACTGTTATGAGTCCAGCAGAGTATATCTCCCTGGCTATGAGTcttgtcggggttcctggattggctgtgggaaatgccaaacaacttgggcatctggcatgtttactagcaaagacaattaacagtacttccattgctattggacttttgattcaagaacaacaggATTTAAGacatgctatactggacaatcaagctgcaattgactttttgttgttacaaagacatcttggctgcgaagctgtggaaaacatgtgctgtttcaatctcacagacaatagtaaccaaattcaacaccaactggacttacttaaaacatatgcacatgcagtCAAACAAGATATTGCAACTGAGTGGTGGAAGTTTTtatggtcctggtttccaacaggatggttcaaaactatatttcaatatgctgtattgattgtatttttattaatcaccttctgctgtttcatacaatgcATCCCAGGATTACTGttcatggtgtgttccctcttgccgtcccagagcttcaaaaccaagcaaacgtcaaatttattatgcttacaaggctttacaattgaaagaataaaaaaaggggagatgtgggggttattgttgttcctctctggcacacattcagtattggcagaccatactgagatgtgctgaggacaatgataagataggccttgctaaggaacttCTTGGCACTGGCTAACCATGCCGAGAATGTGCTGACGCAAAAGCCATAGAGaaaacaatacagtattgaaggcaccatgatcacgcgtttccttaacccttatatggtatattcatgctgaacacacattaacaagcaccttctgtgcacgaggtaatcatgtattcaacaaccaatcatagcttgtgaaCAAGGAATGTAACCATTTAGCTCTTAATAAAATCAGGACGGGGcgacctgtttgggatgcctcatcttcatgcagttggactccttgccagttatttaccacaccctgtcacaggtttgatgttaatttttctgtgaggaataatctcctccctcctcacaaggTCTGCTCTAATCACAGACAAacaagctccagtatctagaacAGCTCTATGCTtctttccatttattaaaacattttcccacactaatgtggaacactgggaactttgggtatgttcagcatctttatttatatccactctccttactgaggtacttttctcttccctcagcttgggacattgtggtctaatatgccccaccaacccacaatgatggcatgtgaggtctgtatttccaaacataggtttggtggtgtttcccgccttttctgttggcatctgatttttatttacctcagcttcctttttacccccattaggtttataccctggtttaatattattttctttagtagacttgctggtcatatgatagccccggtttaaggaaaattgatcagccagggaagctgcatcttgatatgtttttgggtctctatctctcaccagcaatcttaattcttgagggatttgaaaaattaattgatctttaatcatcagatcaactaaatcttgtttggttttcacctcagcgcaggtgatccatttttcaaaatgatctgctaacttgtgtcccaactccacaaaagatttggatgacacagcattaaggcttctaaatttcttccggaaatactcaggcccatagcgaaatcttttataaactgctgttttaaatgaggcaaaatctaaagcttctcctacaggaaaactgttataaatttcagccaggtctcccttgatcaagttagggataaacttcatataatcttgtggttttacttcccacatcatggctgccttttcaaaggtattgaagaaaatttggggatcttgcctatcaacataaggggtaaagtctttaggagataatttgggaggtctagccccttcctcaattctcctctgatcttcccgctcaaattttctcttttctaaagcaattcgttctagctccagctccctatctttttctcttaatcttatttctgcttcactcagcctttcttgttgttctatctcagctctcttcaattctctatcagcctcttgctgttccaactcagctctcttcaactCTCCTTGTTGTTCTAACTCTCTATCTCTTTGTTTTATCCTTTCCAATTCAATTTTTTCCTGttgttttatcttttctaattcaagttgtctattagcttcttgttgttctctttgttgttttattttctccatttctagctgaatgtattgaggagacatttctacaggcacttgcctcagaggatttacctcagtttcacctgcagcatgaactctgtaatattctataagagcccatttcatttcatcaactgactttccttcagttggcaaatttaaacgtttACATCTGTCTGACAGAGCATCTTTCTTCAACCCTAAGATCTCCATCGTTattagacagagacttaaccttaataaataaaatggtactgggagttttcaattgaggtcaggagtggtaaacttgatattttataatatgtatctcaccacagacaaaaatatcctgtcagagaattgtatcagtgcaacctctgacttaggtaatatataactttcacagctaaggacctcagaggtgctttacagtaaccaccctctgtcctgttcacaaataaaatcctttttgacttctgtcactaaaaatgaacagagtctacttcggatcccgacgctgccaccaccttttatgccacgacacagactctgaacaccagacctcacgtctgccaccacttactatggggcaacacaggctctgaacaacagacctggccaaGGCTACTCCCTTCTCAAGCCAaacaccactgcttgatatgcctgaggcaagggataaagcccaccttcctccaaactatgtggagaaaggggtttaaaatggagaaggattttaatatatataataatgcgctgtgagttatacctgcttaggtgaattattgtcagagtgggtgctgaatgtgtaaacataagatgataaatgccaaacagacacgtgggatttttgtggtagttttaaaataaacaatcaaaatttatttttaaaagttcataagctttgtttcaaataacaacatttaaaaacctttttgaaaccttctatacaatcctgtcaccctcacattcgcgctttcctttctctcacacaatcactcttgaactttctttattatcagtattgattaatatacttccactacgtgcacaccacactctaaagacaccactcactacactgactctcaaatttcccagaacttaagtaccataaatacagagagcactacagactctaagagtccctaacaagtctccctggaaagaactcacaatcccctcagtccttcccttatatatcactcctcccccctcccaagacattctaactccgcccactcaggccaacattctacaaaccacagacttacaaactgcagacatacatttggaattcacttgtggggtgtaacgccacaatgatCTGCTCCCCTAAAACAGAAGAGGGAGTCTTTGCCCATTAAGTGGTGGGTGAAGGGGCACGGGGCATTTTGGGGGTCTGTGCATGTCCTGATTCCATCACAAGTGTGAGTGCGTTGGATGATAGGACGTGCCGCTGGGTGCAGAGCTCACTTTCTTCAGCACCAAAGCTTTTGTTATGTTGGTTGCTTTTGTCAAAGCTTCTGTCCCTTAGTGGCTGGAAAGATATGCATGGAAATGGGACCGCAGGACATCTCCCAGCTGGGAGTATAGTACCAACAGCAATTCCATTAGCTGGGGTGGTGGTTCAGTGGCTTGCTTAAGTGCCAAGCCTTTCCATTGCTAAACTTGCACAACTCGTTGACTCtttttcgtgggggggggggctgttttgtGTAAACAAGGAAAAACATTCTGTGTctgattttgcataatttatgcaggtTGCAGCGTTCAGTTTTTCAGGGTGCAGAAAATGGGTGATGCTGCAAAATTCTGAGGGTTTTTACCATGGATCTTAGTGGCCAACTCTAAACAATCAGCTTACTGGTGGAGGGTGCTGCCCCACTGGAGGAGTCACGTTGAGCCATCTCTTGCAGATCACAAATCACGTGGAGAGTGGCGTGCCAGTAGATCACGCCAAGGCCTGCAGGCAACTGAATGGCACAAGGAGCCCTTTGAGGCAAATCAGCAACAAGATAGCAGCCCGAAGACCCAAAGGAGTCAAGGTGAACACTGTTGCTCTGCCGAGCTGGTTCTTGAGCTCCGTAAGTCGTTCACGGTCTGTCTTCCCTTGACaggaaacagaattcccaagcAACCATTGAAGGCCTTTCCAGGTTGACAAATGCAGCAGCGAAACACAACCTTCCCGGTCTTGGGTTAAAAGAAGTCAGGCTGGCAAAGCTGGTAGGTCTCATTCTTTTGGAAGCACAATAGATCTCTCCGCTTAAGTTTGACAACAGTGGCAGCAACCCAGAGAGCTACGTGGCCAGTGGGAATCCTGACCCCTTCACTGtattgcaaactgcttttgaatcaACCCTATTTCAAAAGATATTTCTTGCAGGGACAGGGCACTATCGTTGGAGAAATTCAATCAAACCCTTCCTATGGGTACGGAGCTTCCCTGCCTGGTGTGAAGAGGAGGCAGGGGGGAACAGAACagggatataaatatatttagaCATTTTTAGAAACCATCTAATATTGAAGACGTGCAACTTTCACCACTGTCTGCGCTGGAGGTAAATTTACTTCAGCCTTTTGTAAGTTCATTTTTTCTTCTATCTTGTATGTCTGCCACGCTTCCTCtttgctgtcctcctttttcatctgTCCCTGGGGGGGCCTGGCTGTGGTTCTGCTTTTCCCTAGATAGTTTTTATGACTTCTTCCACCACACACAGTTGCccatctcttccctcccctctgcaAGTTGAAGTGGAGTTTAAAGATCCAAAGAAGATCTACTTCTTTGCTTTGGCCTTCCCCTGACTATATTTTACTGGACTGAGCTGCTCTATAGCTGCAGTTATGCTGTATGCTTTTAGTAATGTTTTGTTGCTGGTGTCTGTTTTATGAATGTTTGCTACCTTATTACTATATCATGTTtttacatgatgatgatgatgatgatgatgatgatgatgaatgttaatgttgcaagctgccatgggaggtTTTCTGCCCTAAAAGGGagcctagaaatgttttaaatgaataaagcaAACATACGAGAATTAAAATGATGCAGCTGTGCCCTTTGCAAGTCACAGTAGTATGTGCTGTAAACACATGCTATTTTTCTATACGTTACACATGCAGTCCTTGATCCCCAAAGGTTTCACAACTTTTTTGACCCCAATGCATAAGTTTGACCATCCTCAGTCAGTGAAAGACATGTGTAGATTCAGACCCCTGTTGAGTCCAGAAGCTTTCCTTGCATCCTTGAGAAAGCTACCTTGCAAGTTTGTTCTTTGGAAGAAGGCGAGGGCTGGGTTCTTGACAGACCGGGGAAGCGGCATAAGTAACCTCGGTCAGGCAACTCGTGTGCAGGTGCCGCAGCTTCTTGTGGGGCAGCAGCTGGCCTCCGGAACCTCACGCCGAGCGTCTTGGCTTTGCTCCTGCTgtcgcctttttaaaaaactaggatCCCGTTCCCATCCCTATGGAAATGGACCTGTGCCAAGCATTCTCTGAGATGATGCAACGCAACGTAGAAGATGTTGATGCAGACAACAGGGAGGACCCCCAGCTGTGCAGTGACTACGTGAAGGAcatctattatttttatttatttatttatttatttatttatttatatagcaccatcaatgtacatggtgctgtacagagtagaacagtaaatagcaggaccctgccgcataggcttacaatctaataaaattgtagtaaaacaataaggaggggaagagaatgcaaacaggcacagggtagggtaaacaggcacagggtagggtaaaactaacagtgtaaagtccgcacaacatcaagttttaaaagctttaggaaaaagaaaagtttttagctgagctttaaaagctgcgattgaacttgtagttctcaaatgttctggaagagcattccaggcgtaaggggcagcagaagaaaatggacgaagccgagcaagggaagtagaggcccttgggcaggcgagaaacatggcatcagaggagcgaagagcacgagtggggcaatagtgtgagatgagagaggagagataggaaggagctagaccgtgaaaagctttgaaggtcaacaggagaagtttatattggattctgaagtgaattggaagccaatgaagagatttcagaagtggagtaacatggtcagagcggcgagccaagaagatgatcttagcggcagagtgatgaacagaaaccaacggactgatgtgggaagaaggaaggccagtgagaagaaggttgcagtagtccaaccgagaaataaccagtgcataaacaagcgtcttggcagaagagacagacaaaaatgatcgaatcctagcaatattatacaggaaaaaacgacaggattcagctactgcctcaatatgaggaataaaggagagcgacgaatcaaatataaagccaagactacgagcttccttgaccggagtaagcgtaacatcattgacagtaagagagaatgagagatgaggagaaggtttaggaggaaaaacaagcaattcagtctttgccatattaagtttcaaacgatgatgaagcagccaagctgagatatctgaaagacatgccgagatacgatcatgaacatcaggagaaagttctggagatgaaagatataattgtgtatcatcggcgtacagatgatattggaggccatgagattgaataagcttacccaagggcaacatgtatgcATCTATCGCTACCTGAGGCAGCTTGAGGTAGTTACACGAGGGAGGGTGAACCCGCTGCTCCTCCACTGGGCCTGCAAGCTTTGTCTAGCCAACCGCTGGACATGGGCTGTTGCGCCGGAGCTGtgttctggtccagcagggctccgcCGCTCTGGTTGCTCTTCTCCTCGGCCTGTTCCCAGGCCTCTCAAGCACGGGACGTGCTCTGAAACAAGCCGTGCCTCTTCAACAGGTGCAGCAGTGCGTGTTTCCCTTCTACCTCGAAGGCACAGAGCTCAATGGGTGCATGCGGGCCATTCTGGTGGACTGGCTGGTGGAGGTGCATGCGAGGTTCCAGCTGCTGCAGGAGACCCTCTACATGTGCGTCACCATCATGGATCGCTTCTTGCAAGTAAGCTGGTGGTGGCCCAGAGCACATCCGAGAGACCTGAGCTGTGTAACTTCACAGGAAACTCTCTTTCTGCCTCCTGTTTTGAGCACCAAGGTGCTACTGCTTCCGCGGGAGCCAGCGAAGAAGTTCCTACCCGCATGGGCAGAGAGCTCCAAGCCAGGAGTGAGCAGCCTCTTTTTGAGGTTGAGGGCCCCCTCACCTTtaagcagcagccaccttgctctGCCTCTGGTGCTTTTACTGAGCTTTGACCAGCTCATGGCAGACTGAGGAaagcaggcaggtaggcaggcaggacAGGAGGCAAGCAGGGGCAGGTGTAAGCTCAGAGCCAAACCACAGAGCGCAGCATTCGAAAGGATGCTAGGCTACTCCAGCCAGCCCGCTCTGTTGTTGGGCTTCCGAACTCGTGTACGCGCCTGACTGCGTATACAACTCTTTCCTTGTTCCTCAAGAACAAAAAGTGAACTGGAGGCATTCAACGGCTCCAGAGGgcttgtgtattttatttatttatttatttaaacatttgtatcccaccctatatcattgggatcacagggcggcgtacagataaaatcagaccagtgtaaacataaataatatacacagccaAAAATGTATGGAACTGTTATATTAAAACCGTTAGATTTATTTTGTTTAGAAGCaactaaaaacaattaaaactgtgtgtaaccatggagaatttagcctctTGGGAGTTGCACCTCTGGCAAAGCCTAAGTAGCGGGACTGGCCTCTTGGAGATCATTACGCCAAGCAGCTTGATTGTGGTGGGAAAGTGCCCCGTTGCTGGCAGAAGGTACAGGAGAGGCCAAGGGGGCACCGGGGGAGGGGCTGCCCTGAGAGTGGCCGAAGGCCCCTGCAGGCCTTGGGTTGGGAGGCTGGCTGATGTTGAAACGATGGACTAGTCATGAGACTTAAACCCGGGCCTAAATCTCTCTCAATGAGAGATCAGAGTGAATCATGATTGATTAGTTTCTGCCCAATCAGTGCTTTGAAAAAGGTGTACTGGAACTGACTGCTAGTATGATATGTATTTCTCGCTAGGTCTAAGTAGACCTCTAGCACGGTCCAAATAGCAGAACATGCCCCTCTGGGActattgtgtgtggggtgggggggcggagagCCTCTGCTTGTCTTGACCCCCAAAGATGCCCTCATAACCAAAACTGTAATAACATCCACCTGGTCATAGGAACCAGCCTCTTGACTAGTTCCTTGAGAACTGCAACCGCACTACAGCGAGAAAGAAGCCCGTGTCCGACGGTGGCGCGATAGGCCCAAACGTCTGTGTGTCGCACTAGGCCCGGCCTGTCCTCCGTAAGGAATTCCAGTTGGTCGGCGTCACGGCGATGCTCCTGGCTGCGAAATACGAAGAGATCTATGCCCCGAGTATTTTGGACTTTGTCTACATAACTGACAGAGCATACCAGGCCGCTCAGATCCATGCGATGGAGCAGAACATCCTTAAAGAGCTTAACTTTGTCCTGGGCCGGCCACTGCCACTCCATTTCCTGAGGAGAGCAGCCAAAATTTCTGACGTAAGTCCATGAGCCGGCAATTTAGGCTGGGATTGGAGTCTAGTATAACAGTTTGGGAAGGGGGCATCTTAAAAACCTGTTTTAGAAGGGGTATCCAACATTGTGTATTGGAGGCGCTCAGATCTTACTATTCTtaacaataatattaatattgcatttatatcccgccttctttcctccaaggaacccaaggtggtgtacataatctgcctctccattttatcctcacaacaacaaccctgtgaggtaggctgggctgagagtctgtgactggcccagagtcacccagtgggtttccatggccgaatagggactagaacccggatctcccgactcccagtccaacactttagccaccacaccacgcTTGGCATAGGACTGGGAAGCTCCTACACTCAAATGTGGTTCCCTTCTGATTTTGGATTGGACTGCATTTCATACAAAGTAatgggtccagccttccccagcctgggggcCTTcacttgttttggactacaactcccagcactcctgaccattggccatgctcgctgaggctgatgggaattgaactctaaaacatctggcgtttcccagtttggggaaagcgcCTCTAGGTGTTGTTACAAACCCCACTGCAAGCAAAAGTTGAGGAACCCTCGAATCACAGCTGGGTGGTGGTGTCATAAAGATTCGGTCCTGTCGGACAATCTCATGGGAGTCCTTTCTTGTGTTGCCAGCCGTCTGCTGAATCGTACCTGCTAGcaaaatacctgatggaattGACCCTGCTGGATTACGAGATGGTCCATTATAATCCTTCGGAGATTGCTGCTGcggctctctgcctgtctctgAAGGTCTTGTCACAAGGCCAGTGGGTGAGTCTTGGTTGAACGCAGGGCTGTGGGAAAGTATTCCAAGCATTCTGGAGCCCACATCGTCTGAAGTAACTGTGGCTGGAAGCCGAGTCCACGAAGAGGAAGCCACAGTGTTCCTGGCCTCCCGCTCTTCATGGCTCAGCTCCAAAGCTCTGTGTCTCCGTCTGACCTGGGAGCAAAACCCAACGACGTGTATGCCAGTTTACACTGTGCAAACACAGGCTGGTGGGAGGTGCAAGATTCAACTTCCACAGCCTCTGACCCCTGAATCTAGTGTCTTTCGTTTCTTTTTAAGCAAGTACCTACTACCTTATTTTCTTTAGGTCAAGtatctagtccttatggctggaTTGGGGGTTCGGTGCCCTGGATAGCCATTTCTTGTGTATGCTGTAGCTCTGGATTCCTCGCATCGAGcaggggagggggttggactagatggcccacAAATACCCCTCCAGCTCTATAAAATGGTGGCCCTCTGCCCGACGAGCAGCAGGAACTACTTTATAGAGCTGTGCTGGCTggtggattatgggagctgtagtcccaacacatccagagggcactaaattggggaaggctgacttacatCAAGTTGTTTCTGGCTCACAGAGAGTCTGGAAGGCTTTGCCAGCTCCCCTGCTGTTCTTCTCCTGCCCGGTTGGGGTTCTTGGGCGCCACTGGTGGGTGAGGCCAGCAAGGGGGCTGTTGCCAGGGCCCCCAAAACGGGTTCTGACAGCAGCCACCCTCTTGCAGAACCTCAAGCTGCGCTATTACACGGGGTACGAAGAGGAGAGTCTGAGCCCTGTCATGGAGCACATCACCAAGAACGTTGTGAGAGTCAACAAGAACCTAACGAGACAAGTTGTAAGTATCCGCCCCCGCACCCATCTACTGTGCCCCACAACAGGAAGGAAAGACCTAGGCAATCCCGCCTTTGGGGATAGTGCGAGACTTCGAAGGAGGGGAACTTGACATGTGAGCTCTCCCTTCCACCTTTAAGGTCTGGACCCACTGTGAGGCAAGCCTGGACCCTTTGAAATTTGGGTCTGGGCTCAACTTGCCTTTGGTGTTTGCTGCTACTGCCTTCCTGCCCTCTCTTCACTGGTGGTGGGGCAGTTCAtgtcctgtggaattccctgcctctggaggtcaggcaggcgccaaccttgtactcctttcggcgcctcctgaaaacatctttattccaagaagcctttccttactatgcagccttgaatctctgtttttgcttcttttaaattttgttttaactgttttattctgtttttatttcattttaccttgtacaccgcttcgaaatttttcaatggggagcggtatataaatattctaaataaataaataaataaataaataatatatcctCATTCTGATCACCTCCAACTTTAAATCTCCAGAAGTAACAATGGTCAGCAAGCAACATGCCCTGAGCAAGTTTGGAATTTCCAACATAGATTgagtacacaaacacacacacacacacacacacacacaagcccctcaAATTCACAGACTTGGGCATCTGCAGCTTCACCTGGAAACTTGGATTGCGAAGTGGCCAGCAGTTTTGAAGGGTCTTCGGGGAAGACATCCTcaatggctgggtttggatgacttactgttagagcagtacgacaatggaaccagttacctagggaggttgtgggctctcccacactagaggccttcaagaggcagctgaacagccatctgtcagggatgctttagggtggatccctgcattggacagggggttggactcgatggccttataggccccttccaactctactattctatgattctatgacacagtaATCAACAGGGGGTAAAGGGACAATCATCCCTTGTGTTATTTTGTCATCTGGGGAGCAACACAGAACAGGCACACAACTCACAGTACattattttctggaattaaacaACGGAGGGGGGGACAACGGGCTGCTCCTTTGCTTATCCGGAGACCCGTTGATTAACATGTCATGTGGCTGGCTCCGTTGTGCAATCTGAGTGCGCTATTCTGGAAGGTCATAGAGTTCTTCAGCAGGAGCGGCCAAAAGCACCCTGGCGGTTCCTCTGCAGTTGGCAGAACTcccaatgcatgatgggatagggccaggAGGAGCATCAGCCACCCAGAAGGACGCTGGGACTTTCAGCCGCGCAACAGGGGGAGgacaacatgtcatgtggggagtacttcTGAAATAAGGTACTGGGCATTGCCTATTCCCTCCTCCGTGCCTAAAGTGTCATCGGAACGCAGCCAATGAGTCGATCTTCTCACAGCCATTCTTACCAGCTGATCTTGCTCCTCTGCCTCTCaatcatcattgctaccactgttAAGGTGGTCAAAAGACCCCCATTAGAGtgttttctggggggaaagtgtacaccaagcactcaaggctctgccaccagacccctcctcctttccctctgttcattaataaagagtcatcagaagGCAGTTGGCAGGTTGCTCTGCGCTTTCTACCCCTGCAAGGAACACCCCATATCTGCTCAGCAAATGTAGCCgtttccaaaaacacagcttCTAAGGCTTGGATCCCGGATCCAAGTTGCCATAATCCCAGACATGTCAGCACTTTGCTCCTTGTTATCACGAAAACCACCCCAATGGTCAGCAAAGTCAGCTTCCCCCGCCTTTGCATGGAGggcttatctggtacagtaagttacataaacgGGGCATAGTTGTCCACAATATTATGCGgttgttagctgttagaaatagtttcatttatggaaaatgcataactctgcaatcaataagggatgggaggagggaggagctatgagctcatcaggagcggcaaggaatgttataaaagatggttgtggatgatggggagGGATGCTCGTCTTCAATCCGTCcagggtgagtttcctcctacacgtGTCGTTCCATAAAGTGGTCACTGAacctggacttgtctggttttcctgttccctcccttctggttgggttTTTTACTCTAACACCACTTGCTGGctagacaggcagagagacagtgagcaagcaggtaatgggacctcctccttctcctcctcctcctcctcctcaccaccaccaatgtCTAGGccagaacaagcaggttgcaaagatgaagaagagaagcaactccagggagcttttgtcagtgggcccttgctgggccCTGGGCCCATGCCCAATCAGGCCTACCCATGACGTGCCCCTGGTACCCAATGTTCACCAACTccaccta
Coding sequences:
- the LOC134409744 gene encoding G2/mitotic-specific cyclin-B2-like, whose protein sequence is MPAPNPFDTDVLDITNHVESGVPVDHAKACRQLNGTRSPLRQISNKIAARRPKGVKDPVPIPMEMDLCQAFSEMMQRNVEDVDADNREDPQLCSDYVKDIYRYLRQLEVQQCVFPFYLEGTELNGCMRAILVDWLVEVHARFQLLQETLYMCVTIMDRFLQARPVLRKEFQLVGVTAMLLAAKYEEIYAPSILDFVYITDRAYQAAQIHAMEQNILKELNFVLGRPLPLHFLRRAAKISDPSAESYLLAKYLMELTLLDYEMVHYNPSEIAAAALCLSLKVLSQGQWNLKLRYYTGYEEESLSPVMEHITKNVVRVNKNLTRQVVSIRPRTHLLCPTTGRKDLGNPAFGDSARLRRRGT